In Mycobacterium sp. Aquia_216, a genomic segment contains:
- a CDS encoding LacI family DNA-binding transcriptional regulator, translated as MANVSTATVSYVLNNSAGRTISAQTRAAVRHAAAELGYRPNLAARNLARGKSGVVLYIVPQLAGGEMPMHVGTHMTTELTRRGIMQVQLFETEHDDAVADAINHLQPIAVTSLFPLGRKGSDAVKDAAIPYICVHTLPGLGDPQYSVGQMRVDHLVARGHRRLAFAYSGDRRWRALGDYWIDGVRRAAHQHGLPDIVVKALPPDDSATVVGELHAAGVTAVCAQSDETAFVVLDGMRRAGLRCPDDLAVIGVDATALSPFSIPALTTVAFDFTAIAEVALSAVLTELGFLDESRPDARDIATLVVRQST; from the coding sequence ATGGCGAACGTCTCGACCGCGACGGTCAGTTACGTACTCAACAACTCCGCCGGACGCACCATTTCGGCGCAGACGCGCGCCGCCGTCCGCCACGCTGCGGCCGAATTGGGCTACCGCCCCAACCTTGCTGCTCGCAATCTAGCCCGCGGGAAGAGCGGAGTGGTCTTGTACATCGTGCCGCAACTCGCCGGCGGTGAAATGCCCATGCACGTCGGCACTCACATGACCACCGAGTTGACCCGCCGCGGGATCATGCAAGTTCAGCTCTTCGAGACCGAGCACGACGACGCCGTCGCCGACGCCATCAACCACCTCCAGCCGATCGCAGTGACGAGCTTGTTTCCCTTGGGCCGCAAGGGTTCTGACGCTGTCAAGGACGCGGCTATCCCCTACATCTGCGTCCACACGCTGCCGGGGCTCGGCGATCCGCAGTATTCCGTCGGACAGATGCGCGTCGACCATCTCGTCGCACGGGGTCATCGCCGTTTGGCTTTCGCGTACTCAGGCGATCGTCGGTGGCGTGCACTTGGCGATTACTGGATCGACGGCGTCCGCCGCGCCGCACACCAACACGGGCTGCCCGATATCGTCGTCAAGGCTTTGCCGCCAGACGACAGCGCCACGGTGGTCGGTGAATTGCACGCGGCGGGCGTCACCGCGGTCTGCGCGCAGAGCGACGAGACGGCCTTCGTGGTGCTCGACGGCATGCGACGCGCCGGCCTGCGTTGCCCTGACGATCTCGCGGTGATCGGCGTGGACGCCACGGCCCTGTCCCCCTTCAGCATCCCCGCACTGACGACGGTGGCGTTCGACTTCACGGCGATCGCCGAAGTCGCACTGTCAGCAGTTTTGACCGAACTTGGCTTTCTCGACGAATCGCGCCCGGACGCCCGCGACATCGCGACGCTGGTCGTCCGACAGTCCACCTGA
- a CDS encoding acyl-CoA dehydrogenase family protein, which yields MRRTLYGPDHEAYRETVREFLTREVVPHHHDWDRDHQIDRAVFASAAKAGVYALEIDERYGGAGERDYRYRMVVCEEIAKVNALSFGLTVSLQDDLVLHYLLDLTNEDQKQRWLPGFASGELIGALAMTEPGAGSDLRGIRTTARRDGDNWILNGQKTFISSGIMADLVVVAARTNEAGGSRGFSLFVVERDTPGFRRGRQLDKIGLPAQDTAELFFDDARVPADNLLGEEGRGLQYLMSHLPRERLGVVAQAIGTTRAIFEQTVEYCRQRNAFGQPLTALQHIRFELADMATELDITEAYVDKSVEAFNAGELTPVDAAKGKWYVSELQRRVIDRCLQLHGGYGYMVEYPVARAYLDTRAQTIYGGTTEIMKELIGRELAG from the coding sequence GTGCGCCGCACTCTGTATGGCCCCGACCACGAGGCGTACCGAGAGACTGTCCGAGAATTCTTGACTCGGGAAGTTGTTCCCCACCATCACGATTGGGATCGGGATCACCAGATCGACCGTGCCGTGTTCGCCAGCGCCGCCAAGGCGGGTGTCTACGCACTGGAGATTGACGAACGCTACGGCGGCGCCGGAGAACGCGACTACCGCTACCGCATGGTGGTCTGCGAGGAAATCGCAAAGGTCAATGCGCTGTCGTTCGGACTGACCGTCAGTCTGCAGGACGACCTGGTGCTGCACTACCTTCTCGACCTCACGAACGAAGACCAGAAGCAACGATGGCTGCCCGGCTTCGCGTCCGGGGAGCTGATCGGCGCCCTTGCCATGACGGAGCCGGGTGCCGGCAGTGATCTCAGAGGGATTCGCACTACCGCACGCCGCGACGGCGATAATTGGATCCTCAACGGCCAGAAGACCTTTATCTCCAGCGGCATCATGGCCGACCTCGTCGTCGTGGCGGCAAGGACCAACGAAGCGGGCGGCTCTCGCGGTTTCAGCTTGTTCGTGGTCGAACGCGACACACCTGGGTTCAGGCGCGGACGTCAGCTGGACAAGATTGGACTACCCGCACAAGACACCGCCGAATTGTTCTTCGATGACGCGCGGGTTCCCGCCGACAACCTGCTGGGCGAAGAAGGCCGCGGGCTACAGTATTTGATGAGCCACCTTCCTCGCGAGCGGCTCGGCGTCGTTGCGCAAGCCATCGGGACCACGCGAGCGATCTTCGAACAGACGGTTGAGTACTGTCGGCAGCGCAACGCATTCGGCCAGCCGCTCACTGCGCTGCAGCACATCCGTTTTGAGCTCGCGGACATGGCCACTGAACTCGACATCACCGAGGCATACGTCGACAAATCAGTTGAGGCCTTCAACGCCGGCGAGCTCACCCCCGTCGACGCCGCGAAGGGCAAATGGTATGTCAGCGAGCTGCAACGCCGGGTCATCGACCGCTGCTTACAACTGCATGGGGGCTACGGTTACATGGTCGAGTACCCCGTCGCGCGGGCATATCTCGACACCCGGGCTCAGACGATCTACGGCGGCACCACCGAAATCATGAAGGAACTCATCGGCCGCGAGCTGGCCGGATAG
- a CDS encoding lytic transglycosylase domain-containing protein produces the protein MFAVVGCAESTASPASTRMVAEAPSTPLGIQPRLASDPAQLADDLVADELALRDPSTPGAALDAAAHREQAAYRAIGRHAEWDAITRPRVPPSLLDVYDRNVDARRQLTAMAQVKATVPAWHIDAPVSFDELMSDYRAAESESGVGWNYLAAINFVETQFGSIVGVSTAGAQGPMQFLPSTFATYGQGGDINSPRDSIMAAGRYLAANGFADDRDRALYGYNHAHQYVQAVDQYAAVIASDPAAFAGYYRWDVYYNTIAGDVLLPVGYSATSPIPVDEYLATHAQ, from the coding sequence ATGTTCGCCGTCGTCGGCTGCGCGGAGTCGACGGCGTCGCCCGCGTCAACGAGGATGGTCGCCGAGGCGCCGAGCACGCCCCTAGGCATACAACCCAGGCTGGCGTCGGACCCGGCGCAGCTGGCCGACGACCTTGTCGCCGATGAGCTCGCGCTGCGAGACCCGTCGACGCCGGGGGCGGCGTTGGACGCGGCGGCGCACCGCGAGCAAGCGGCCTATCGGGCCATCGGGCGCCATGCGGAATGGGACGCGATCACGCGACCGCGAGTCCCGCCGTCGTTACTCGATGTCTACGACCGCAATGTGGACGCTCGCCGGCAACTGACCGCGATGGCGCAGGTGAAGGCGACGGTGCCCGCGTGGCATATCGACGCGCCAGTTTCGTTCGATGAGCTGATGAGTGACTATCGCGCAGCGGAGTCGGAGTCCGGCGTCGGCTGGAACTACCTGGCCGCGATCAATTTCGTCGAGACGCAGTTCGGCAGCATCGTCGGGGTGAGCACCGCCGGTGCGCAAGGCCCGATGCAGTTCTTGCCGTCGACGTTCGCCACCTACGGCCAGGGCGGCGATATCAACTCGCCCCGCGACAGCATCATGGCGGCCGGCCGTTACCTCGCCGCGAATGGCTTTGCCGACGACCGTGATCGCGCCCTCTACGGGTACAACCATGCGCACCAATATGTCCAGGCGGTAGACCAATACGCCGCAGTGATTGCGAGTGATCCCGCTGCGTTCGCCGGTTACTACCGGTGGGACGTCTACTACAACACGATCGCCGGCGATGTGTTGCTCCCCGTTGGCTACAGCGCGACATCGCCGATCCCTGTCGACGAGTATCTGGCTACCCACGCGCAGTAG
- a CDS encoding acetyl-CoA C-acetyltransferase produces MTEAFIVDAVRTAVGKRGGGFADEHPADMAAHVIRTVVERHDLDPEAVDDVILGCLDNIGSQAGDIARTAALAAGLPESVPGVTVDRQCGSAQQAVHFAAQAVMSGTADLVVAGGVQKMSQYPILSAFTAGEPFGAVDPWSGCRGWEARYGTQEISQFRGAEMIASQWKLTREDNEQFALTSHQRAAAATAEGRFAREITEYAGVVHDEGPRPDTSLEKMAKLPLLTEGGVLSAAVASQISDGAAALLIASQETVDRFGLTPRARIHHMSALGSDPVMMLTAPIPATRHALKRTGLSIDDIDLVEINEAFAPVVLAWLAELEADPERVNVNGGAIALGHPIGCTGARLMTSLLHELERTGGRYGLQTMCEGGGQANVTIIERI; encoded by the coding sequence GTGACTGAAGCGTTCATTGTCGATGCGGTTCGTACAGCGGTGGGTAAGCGCGGAGGGGGATTTGCCGACGAGCACCCCGCAGATATGGCTGCCCACGTCATCCGAACTGTCGTTGAGCGACACGACCTGGATCCCGAAGCCGTAGACGACGTCATCCTCGGCTGCTTGGACAACATCGGTTCCCAAGCCGGAGACATTGCGCGCACGGCCGCCCTGGCCGCCGGCCTGCCCGAATCGGTACCCGGGGTGACGGTGGATCGCCAGTGCGGATCGGCACAACAGGCGGTGCATTTCGCAGCGCAGGCCGTCATGAGCGGCACCGCGGATCTGGTCGTCGCGGGTGGGGTGCAAAAAATGAGTCAGTACCCCATCTTGAGCGCGTTCACCGCAGGTGAGCCGTTCGGCGCGGTCGATCCCTGGTCCGGATGTCGCGGCTGGGAAGCCCGGTATGGAACCCAGGAAATCTCGCAGTTCCGCGGCGCAGAGATGATCGCCAGCCAGTGGAAACTCACCCGCGAGGACAACGAACAGTTTGCTTTGACGAGCCATCAACGGGCCGCCGCGGCGACCGCGGAAGGCCGGTTCGCCCGCGAGATCACGGAATATGCCGGCGTCGTCCACGACGAGGGGCCACGCCCGGACACCTCCTTGGAGAAAATGGCCAAGTTGCCGCTCCTGACCGAGGGTGGGGTATTGAGCGCGGCGGTAGCCAGCCAAATCTCCGACGGCGCCGCCGCACTGCTGATCGCGTCCCAGGAGACCGTCGATCGGTTCGGACTGACGCCGCGCGCGCGGATTCACCACATGTCGGCGCTCGGCTCCGATCCCGTGATGATGCTGACGGCCCCGATCCCCGCCACCCGCCACGCGCTCAAGCGAACTGGGTTGTCGATTGACGACATCGACCTGGTCGAAATCAACGAGGCGTTTGCTCCGGTAGTCCTGGCCTGGCTAGCGGAGCTCGAGGCCGACCCCGAGCGGGTCAACGTCAACGGAGGGGCGATCGCCCTGGGGCATCCCATCGGTTGCACGGGTGCCCGCCTGATGACCTCACTACTGCACGAACTGGAGCGCACCGGGGGCCGCTACGGGTTGCAGACGATGTGCGAAGGCGGGGGCCAAGCCAACGTTACGATCATCGAGAGGATCTAA
- a CDS encoding MaoC family dehydratase has translation MAQGRPCDRITQIRSDRRCVAQQVVPTQTSQRTRVDPEVDSLPACGVVTINDSCAGYAGQHRGGPYFDDLSIGQVFDSAPAMTLSSGLAAAHQAIVGDRLKLALDRELCMAVTGVLGPLAHPALVCDVAIGQSTLATQRVKANLFYRGLTFHRFPAIGDTLYTRTEVVGLRANSVKSGRAPTGMAALRMTTIDQADRLVLDFCRCAMLPASPDWRPGDRSGDDLSVVGSDAPSPVVDPTAQWDGKVFRNRVPGPYFHGGMAGTVLRSSGDIVSNAPELARLTLNIAAAHHDSRVGGRRLVYGGHTIGLALAQASRLLPNLAMILGWESCDHTGPVHEGDTLHSELHIDSAVATDTGGVLRLRSLVYATGDSADEPDRQVLDWRFSALHF, from the coding sequence ATGGCGCAAGGCCGCCCGTGCGATCGGATCACCCAAATAAGGAGTGATCGAAGATGCGTTGCGCAGCAAGTTGTTCCGACGCAGACATCGCAGCGGACCCGCGTTGACCCGGAGGTGGATAGCCTGCCAGCATGTGGCGTTGTGACGATCAATGACAGCTGTGCCGGGTATGCGGGACAACATCGGGGCGGCCCTTACTTTGACGACCTGTCGATAGGGCAGGTATTCGACTCGGCGCCTGCGATGACGTTGTCGTCCGGTCTGGCCGCTGCTCATCAAGCGATCGTGGGAGATCGGTTGAAACTGGCTCTCGACCGCGAATTATGCATGGCAGTGACTGGCGTTCTCGGGCCGCTCGCGCATCCGGCGCTGGTCTGTGATGTGGCGATCGGACAGTCGACGCTGGCAACGCAGCGTGTCAAAGCCAACCTGTTCTACCGTGGGCTCACCTTTCATCGATTCCCGGCCATCGGCGACACCCTTTACACCCGCACCGAAGTCGTTGGGCTGCGTGCTAACTCGGTGAAATCCGGGCGTGCACCGACCGGAATGGCTGCACTGCGGATGACCACGATCGACCAGGCCGACCGACTGGTGCTGGACTTCTGCCGCTGCGCCATGCTCCCCGCAAGTCCCGATTGGCGCCCCGGCGATCGTTCCGGCGATGATCTCTCCGTCGTCGGATCCGACGCGCCGTCGCCCGTGGTGGATCCAACAGCGCAATGGGATGGAAAGGTCTTCCGCAACAGGGTGCCCGGACCCTATTTCCACGGTGGCATGGCCGGTACGGTGCTGCGCAGCAGCGGCGACATCGTCAGCAATGCGCCCGAACTGGCCAGGCTCACCTTAAACATTGCTGCAGCACATCATGATTCGCGGGTCGGCGGACGCCGGCTGGTATACGGCGGCCATACCATAGGGCTAGCGCTCGCCCAGGCCAGTAGGCTGTTGCCCAATCTTGCGATGATCCTGGGTTGGGAATCCTGTGATCACACTGGTCCCGTGCATGAGGGCGATACGCTCCATAGTGAGCTGCATATCGACTCCGCCGTTGCGACCGACACAGGGGGCGTGCTCAGGCTGAGGTCGCTGGTCTACGCGACCGGCGACTCTGCAGACGAGCCCGACCGGCAAGTACTGGACTGGCGGTTCAGTGCGCTGCACTTCTAA
- a CDS encoding helix-turn-helix domain-containing protein: MFSEVGYEGAIFSTIADRANLTRPPLNYHFKNKRELYRAVVDHTDALVVAVGIQRGGDAVGTADGIH; encoded by the coding sequence GTGTTCAGCGAAGTCGGGTACGAAGGCGCCATATTCTCGACTATCGCCGATCGCGCGAATTTGACCCGCCCCCCGCTCAATTACCACTTCAAAAACAAGCGCGAACTCTACCGGGCCGTCGTCGACCATACCGACGCCCTCGTCGTAGCCGTCGGGATCCAAAGAGGCGGCGACGCTGTTGGGACAGCTGATGGCATTCATTGA
- a CDS encoding TetR/AcrR family transcriptional regulator, producing MPRKSAAASTRGTATDADSKSARTRARILDAAAHVLSAKGFAGTRLSDVADYAEIQAPAIYYYFGSREELIEEVMYCGVAELRRHVLDALNELPPETSPLDRIMTAVEAHLRHELEISDYATASIRNSGQIPQHLRARQLKEEASYGRVWRRLFDNAQADGQIRADLDLRYAQLLVLGALNWAAEWRDPQRDSVDGIVATAQSLVRHGVSPQGQSRGRGTGKARTTTSRR from the coding sequence GTGCCTAGAAAATCTGCTGCGGCTTCTACTCGGGGAACGGCAACTGACGCCGATTCCAAATCCGCCCGCACCCGTGCCCGCATCCTCGATGCGGCGGCGCACGTCCTGAGCGCGAAGGGTTTTGCCGGTACCAGGCTCTCAGATGTAGCCGACTATGCCGAGATTCAGGCACCGGCGATCTACTATTACTTCGGCTCGCGCGAAGAACTCATCGAAGAGGTGATGTACTGCGGCGTCGCAGAACTACGCCGGCACGTGCTAGATGCCCTCAACGAGTTGCCACCGGAAACCTCGCCGCTGGATCGGATCATGACCGCCGTCGAGGCCCACTTGCGCCATGAGCTCGAGATTTCCGACTATGCCACCGCTTCGATCCGCAATTCCGGGCAGATCCCCCAGCATCTCCGCGCTCGACAGCTCAAAGAAGAAGCGAGCTATGGGCGGGTATGGCGCCGGTTGTTTGATAATGCCCAAGCCGACGGGCAGATCCGGGCCGATCTCGACCTCCGTTATGCGCAGCTGCTAGTCCTCGGAGCTCTCAACTGGGCAGCCGAATGGCGCGATCCCCAACGCGACTCCGTCGACGGCATCGTCGCTACCGCCCAATCTTTAGTACGCCACGGAGTGAGCCCGCAGGGGCAGTCACGGGGACGCGGTACCGGGAAGGCGCGCACCACAACCAGCAGACGCTGA
- a CDS encoding aldehyde dehydrogenase family protein: MTDAIAVFNPSNEELILEVPDSDQAAVDAAVARARETFESGVWRKAPASHRADVLFRAARIIEERTDELAALEGQDNGMNLTAARHIIPVSVAMLKYYAGWVGKIHGESANLVSDGLLGSWETYHTFTQLEPVGVVGLIIPWNGPFFVAMLKVAPALAAGCSAVLKPAEETPLTALKLEEIFREAGLPDGVLNVITGYGETTGAALTAHPDVDKISFTGSTEVGRLIVKAAAGNLKRLTLELGGKSPLIMFDDANLDKAIIGAGMGLLAGSGQNCSCTSRIYVQRGIYDQVVESLAGFAQMLPMGGSDDPDSVLGPLISDKQRKRVEGIVNDGVAGGAQVITGGKPMDRKGYFYEATIVTNTTPDMRLIKEEIFGPVGCVIPFDDEDEVLAAANDTHYGLAGSIWTENLSRAHRVVNELRAGQVWVNSSLAADPSMPISGHKQSGWGGERGRKGIEAYFNTKAVYIGL; encoded by the coding sequence TTGACTGACGCCATCGCGGTCTTCAACCCCTCTAACGAAGAGCTGATCCTGGAGGTGCCAGATTCCGACCAGGCGGCCGTCGATGCGGCGGTGGCCCGCGCACGTGAGACCTTCGAGTCGGGCGTGTGGCGCAAGGCGCCAGCGTCGCACCGCGCCGACGTGCTCTTCCGCGCCGCGCGCATCATCGAGGAGCGCACCGACGAGCTCGCTGCACTCGAGGGCCAAGACAATGGCATGAACCTGACGGCCGCCCGTCACATCATCCCGGTGTCGGTGGCCATGCTGAAGTACTACGCCGGCTGGGTCGGCAAGATCCACGGCGAGTCGGCAAATCTCGTGTCCGACGGCTTGCTCGGCAGCTGGGAGACCTACCACACCTTCACCCAACTCGAACCGGTTGGTGTCGTCGGCCTGATCATCCCTTGGAACGGACCCTTCTTCGTCGCGATGCTCAAGGTCGCGCCCGCTCTCGCGGCGGGCTGCAGCGCCGTCCTGAAACCCGCCGAGGAGACGCCGCTCACCGCCCTCAAGCTGGAGGAAATCTTCCGCGAGGCGGGTCTGCCGGACGGTGTCCTGAACGTCATCACCGGCTACGGCGAGACGACGGGCGCGGCGCTCACCGCGCACCCGGACGTCGACAAGATCTCGTTCACCGGATCGACGGAGGTCGGGCGGCTGATCGTCAAGGCCGCCGCCGGCAACCTCAAGCGCCTGACCCTCGAGCTCGGCGGCAAGTCGCCGCTGATCATGTTCGACGACGCCAACCTCGACAAGGCGATCATCGGGGCCGGCATGGGTCTGCTCGCCGGATCGGGACAGAACTGTTCGTGCACCTCGCGCATCTACGTCCAGCGGGGCATCTACGACCAGGTCGTGGAAAGCCTGGCCGGCTTCGCCCAAATGCTGCCGATGGGCGGCAGCGATGATCCCGACTCCGTACTCGGGCCGCTGATCAGCGACAAGCAACGCAAACGCGTCGAAGGCATCGTGAACGACGGCGTGGCCGGGGGCGCGCAGGTGATCACCGGCGGCAAGCCGATGGACCGCAAGGGCTACTTCTACGAGGCCACGATCGTCACCAACACCACGCCCGACATGCGGCTCATCAAAGAAGAGATCTTCGGGCCGGTCGGCTGTGTGATCCCGTTCGACGATGAGGACGAGGTGCTCGCCGCCGCGAACGACACGCACTACGGACTCGCCGGCTCCATCTGGACCGAGAACCTTAGCCGTGCCCATCGCGTTGTGAATGAGCTTCGCGCAGGCCAGGTTTGGGTAAACTCCTCGCTCGCGGCGGACCCGTCGATGCCGATCAGTGGCCACAAACAGTCGGGTTGGGGCGGCGAACGTGGCCGCAAGGGCATCGAGGCCTACTTCAACACCAAGGCGGTCTACATCGGTCTCTGA